The following DNA comes from Astatotilapia calliptera chromosome 6, fAstCal1.2, whole genome shotgun sequence.
gttataatacaaaaaaaagacagtaagGATACTGAAACTGCGGTCTGTGATGCCCAGGTGCCACATGTTGATGCGGAGGTCGTCAGCAGACAGGTAGGTTTCCCCATCGCTGTTGACTGAGATGGAGTTGACATGGTAGGTATGTCCATTAGCGAATACTCTTCTGGGACGGACCTCCACCATTAGATCTGTAGGTTTCAGCACTGGCACCTTAAATGGTGAGAGATAAAAGATTTAAGGCGGAAGGGAGGAGGTGATAAGAACAGGAGGAGTAAATCATAGggcaaaaagaaagacaacaatGAGAAAGGACATAATTGGAGGACAGTAGAGCCATGGATCATTTAAGGACAGGAGCAAAAAGACAGACACTTGATTTGATGATTAAATGTTAGCCTGATAAATACTTGTATCAGGCATACCCAACAAAATGAAAGTGTGcagttgtatgtgtgtgtccgaGTACCTGTAGAGAGGTGATGGTAGAGATGTCCTTGAGCCGTCCCTCCTCATCTTTCAGGTTGTATCCTTCTGGTCTCTTGTCTCTCTCGCTTACCTTCCACAGTTTAATAGTCTTATCTGTGACAGGCATCGGGATTTGCGTGCCAGAAAATGATGATTACAttcgtctgtgaaggttctcagtcatccaggtcatcgtagtcaaaggagcttgcaaagaaaagcgtctggacttctttaagttgctagcaactcaaagaagtccagacgcttttctttgcaagctcctttgacgatGATTACATTCATTGAAAATTGCAAAGCACAACAAAAATCACATTTGCAGCTAATTTAAAACATAATACTTAATTCATGCaccaaatttagatttttttttctgtgccatTATTGCACCCGTAAGTGAGACTCCAAAGACTATCTTGatgttatttacagtttttctcagtcgctttggtgcgtttctcagatcagaattgaaattctcataactattagttcaacctccacaacactcagtcatttgtgcacatcatagtagcaatttctcctctctctgaacaaactgcaaatgattttggagatgaatcagttgcttccatacatttccctgctgctttctgacatttccatttgcttatgtcatgtcagtcaaaagtaatcatacctatggatgctgaatagtcattcccaataaaactaatagtcatacatccattgcttaagtcatcacacacaaaattgttgaactagttatcacatgccaaatattggccatctgtcaagcaaatcctatacctttctgtatcatttttcctggaaatgtctccgaaattgaacaattgatctcaggtgaattacagctgtcactcaTGAGGAGGCTCTACCAAATTggtgattttatgtttacatgtattctacagtgaacaagtgactgtagcatatttttcttttgcacaattctgtaggattacaaacacttctacacaatggaaatgtgaaacgtatgtattcagtgtctcagttactcccaagactcccataacatctacagtgactttactgcacatttcagatggctgtacaggtaggccatagtgctgtcgtcagcattttcaggtgtcaccaattgtttttgcaatgggaaacactgaaattataaactgtcatagtggaaacatgacaatgccatttgactatcttgttcataaagatggtgtcaagacttttcattttgatggcactgacagtttcattgacatggatacttgcttttgaggtatggataatcaattctgtgcatgtgacgtgcttttgcaggctatccactaggttttgcagtttgcactaattgttttgggaaatgcactaactgctgtgcaaatgttaatggtgttctgagaaacgcaccaaagcgactgagaaaaactgtaattctATGTAGGTAATAAAAGATGACACAAGGCTGCCATAATTTTGGAAATTGGAGGTAGTTTGAAACCAAAGTGTGTAAGCGATACCTGTGCCATATCAAGCAAAAACAACTGCTATTTATaacaaatctctctctctcactatcTCTcaatatatagatagatagatagatagatagatagatagatagatagatagatagatagatagatagatagatagatagatagatagatagatagatagatagatagatagatagatagatagatagatagatagatagatagatagatagatagatagatagataaaacCTATATGCATGTATACTTCCTGTACTTCATTTTACGACAACCAACAATCAATATGATGTTCTGATAGAGACTGAGAAGTCACTGATTTCTCACCATTGGTGGAGAGGAGGAAATGTGCTGCGTTCTGCTGTGGCAGCCATCTGATCTTGTTAATTTTTTCTTCTATCTCCACACTCTTCAGGTAGTCAAAGTCAGGCTCGTGGCTCTGAAACGTGCTGTAGACATTGTACTCCCCAGAGTCCCCTGTCTCGCCCACCTCCTCTGATTCACCTTTCGGCTGCCCAGGGCAGACAGTGAGGAAAACACGGCTTTCAGCATGCATTTACAGTATGTGTACGaagctattttttaaaaaaaaaagcatgtgtaCAGAAAGTGGTGGTTTTGCATTGTAAACTAACCTCAGTCTCTCTCTGAAAAATGACCACCCGGCCACCTTTGTCCCCCGTGGCCAGAAGGTCCCCTGTCTGGTTAAACTCCACTGTAGAGATGACATCAGCTGTAAGGAAGATAGGAACATTGGAGGCAATTAAACAAAAGtatagaaagaagaaaagaaaaccgcAGCAATGATAGAGTAGCGAGAACGTTAGGCAGACAtggcaaaaaaagcacagatgaTTAAGTGACCATAACAATGTAGAAAAGGCTggcaatgaaagaaaaattaataaaatcacATATTATTTCAGTTACTCTAAACCATAAATCAACCATTTATGTCTATGATGCCTAAGGAAAATTTAAATTATGAAAGTGTCTGTTGCTGAGTCAGGCAGTGTCATCATACATTCCTTCTACTGTGCAATGCAGGAAGCTGAAATTAATCTGTTCAATTATACCAGTATGTTATCTGACACCACAGAGATGGCAGCGAGACATCGTCCGCTCTACCTTCAGTGACGTAGTCTCGCAGGAAGGTGTGGTTGATTTTGGGGCTCTCAGCGTCCTCGCCCATCTGAAGCTGAGGGAGGGTGACCCGCCAGTGCGCCCGTCCTGAGGGGAAGGGTCCAATCCGTAATGTCTCTCCCCACCCAGTCTCCGCCCATGCTGGTAGGGCCTAACGGAGCGGCCTGGAAAAAGGCATCCTGGGAAACCAGCcggcaggaagaagaaaaggcaCGTCGAAGAGATTGAGACTGGAATGCAAGGGGCGGGGGAAGGAGGAACAGGGTTTTAGGAAAGAGGAATGGGAGTGAGAGGAAATTAAGATGCAGGAGGACAGAAGAGAGAACGGTGGATGGAGAGGCTGGTGATGAAGACAGCTTTGGAAAGGAAAGACGAAGGCTGTCATTAGGTAGGCTGACAATATGTGCGCACAGCATGGCAAATGATGTGACCTTAGTTAGACATTCAATGCATTCATTAGCAAAGACACGTGTGTAGACGAACAAGGCCTAGTGGGTGCTGAATCAAATCACAGTGCTGTAGAatgaaggaaaagcaacaaacaactagagcagagaaaagcaaaagatGAATCCTTGTGTTTAAGCTCAGAAATAAGTACATAATGAACATAGCATGAGAATGAAAATATCAGCTGCTACATTCAGCCCTACCACTGGTAATAATGTTCCCAGGGTGTGGTAGTCCTCTTTGACTACTTGCCAGATTCCTGCTctcacatgcacgcacacttCTCAAAAAGATAGTCCTTGACAGTGATCAGAGGAGAATGCGATGTCTTGCCTGTGCTGCAATAAGGAGGGAGACAGGCCTCAGCACACCTACCAGTCCGCCTGCTGCTGTCGCTGCTGCTGCTattcctgctgctgttgtgttaaTGGACCTCTGCTGCAGTGTACTCAAACAGGCCTGCGTGTCTTTCCAAGTGGGAGGAGAAGGGACAGAGAAGAGAGAGCAGGGGTAGtagtgagaggaggagaggcaaaggaggagaaaaaagagaaagagagagggataaCGAGGAGGATGGAGGTCCGTTGCCTGCTGATGCTGTGGATCTGTGCAGCATCCAATGTGTCATGGCAGCCTCCTACTggagcagccaatcacagtATAGCTGTCACTGGAGGATCCACCCACTGCAGGTGATGAGAAGTACCCAAGACCAGCAGAGGGAGCCCTTAAATACTGAGTGGCACATACCAGCATGCAGTTTTCTGtccaaagtaaaaataatattgAGGACTGCAGAGCAATTTaaacagatgaaagaaaaattctttaaaagaaacttttaaaaccTCACACACCAATTGATGGTATGTCGCTACAATTTCAGTTATTTGTctccagaaaataaaacatgataaGAAAAGGATAAACAAGATATCAGTCAAAGAATGTTTGAAAAGCCCTTTCTTATTACAGCACTGTGTGATATTCcctaaaaactaaataaacattGTTCTGGTCACCTTGCTTTTATGATCTtcggcttttcttttcttttcttttctttgcaaggagTACAATTTATGTTATGTTGTACTTATGTTGCACGGATAAATGTATTTAACAGAATCTGGCTAAATGAAATGTACTTGACTGGTATACAGTTGGCATTCAGTTTACACCAAGCCAAATAATTAGGATTAACCTATTATTTACTATTTAAATGAGGACATGTTGGTGCTTTTTTGTTATTGTAcaaataaatatcacaatagGTTGGTTTTCCTAGTTCTAAGATATTTACTTTTTTGGACACTTGGACACAGGTGTTAAATTTAAATGACGAGTTCATAACATGTACGAGCCGGGGGTTAGAGCAAATCCATTTAATCAGGTTCCTTTAGTGGATATCGGCTAAATAAAGGTCAAGGGATTACCTTGACGCAATCGTTTTCACGGGCTCTTTATGCTCTGCTCTCTGGCAAGTCGTTAGTCTGTCTTACTTTCTGCCTCCTCGCGTTCGAGGTGTTTCTCTTAGATAGCTCACTGGGCGTAAAAACTGAGTTTACCCGATCTTTTCTCGATTTACCTGAGCGAGGGGATGCCCTGCCTTCACTCTGAAGCGCTAGAGTCCATGGAGCCTGGCAGCGTGAGTCCTGGGGCATCTCCGGACGCTGGCGCGGAGTCGATGCGCAGGGGAATCGTGAGCGACTCGCCGATGGTGCAAGGCACGGGCTGGTTCTTCTCCCCACTGTGGAGTCCAAGGTCCAGGTTGCATAGCAGGAAGTTTGGAGATGGTACGACAAGCTACCAAGAGGACGCATGGTTGGATGACCACTCCGACTTCACAAGGGCTTACTTTTTACGCAGAACCTCAGCGTAAGCGTTTACATTTTATACCTCTACAGTTTTAGCTGAAACTCAAATTACTCAGATCCCTCAAAATTATAATGTGCGATTAAAACGTTTTTAACAAACTTTTGTTGAATAAAACGCTTGTAAAGGTGAACACTTTATTAGTAATGAAAATATAAGCTGCATTAGATAAAATTATGTTTCCACATATACGTTTAATACTTTTTATACAAATTTTAAGtactttattttagttttgcttttaaataaatcGTGTAATTTGTGTATGATTTCAGGGTCAGTTGtccacagacagaaatgtccCCACTTCTGTCAAGGTTTCAAAGGAGGAGCTCTGACCATTCCGAGGCGCTCATGAAGGCACCTTATCGGAGAAATTCTTCCCCATTGAGAAGCTCAGACCTGAACGTTTTAACTTTGACAGACAGACGCCTCGCTTCAAATCTCAGTGTCCCTGAATGGATGGACCACTTTGGTCCAGATGTTAAAGAAAGCCATTCACCATGCTGTCTCTGCTTACCTCGTTGTtcccgttttcagttttctccCTGTCAACCACGAGCTCCCGTTTGCCCCTGCTCATCTAGCTTACCCCACCCTCCACAGTTTTTTCCACCCACATCATGTGGCCATGGTGACGGCTGCCCTTGGATGATGGGGCTCCTAGGAGAAGGCCTAAGCTGTATGGGTTCTTTAGCAGAGCTCTGCCAGGGGACTGTGATCCATGTTGGGGAGCTACTGGGAGCAGAGGGTGGTTCGCTCTCTCTTGTACGGAAACACTGTGGTGGAAGGAGTAGCTTGGAAGACGTGATAGCCCTAACATCACTGGGGCACTTGAATGAGGGAAACCCATACAGCCAAGCTCATCTAGAACTGGTAAAAGGGATCATGGGATGCGTAATGGCTACAGCTTCACCAATAAATCTAAGAGATGCATCTGAGGTAAATGTTGATGTCATGATTGTACATGTAAGCTTAACTCCCATGTTCCAGGGCACAGACGAGGGATTAAAAATCAGAAATAAGGACTGCATGTTTAATGAGTCACCCATTTCCTGAAAGTCTGTTTTGAGATGATGACATGGCTATTTGAAGAAGCCTGATAGGGAATCCCTGATGACGCAGTTTCTTTTAATCCTTTTAGTGACTGCTTCCAGTGATAAACCTTGGATTACTGTCCTTTCCTCGCACATGCCCACACATACACCCCCACAAAAGTAGATTCATGCCAAAGCTGTCTAAAAGGCTTACAGGTGGTGGTCACAGCAGCTCTTCTTGCCCTCACAAGTAAGGTGATTTGGAATGTGTGCCTGGAAGAGTTGAACACCAGGTAAATCCAGTCAGCGTGGGTGTGCATGGGTTGTCCCTAATAACTAGGTAGATGCCAAGCATCCTGAGAAGTGTGGGTATTTTTGGTCAGATGTGGCTAAAGCTGATGAACAGCGCTGACCCAATAGCTTAACAACAAAGGGTTATGAAGAGATTAAAGTTAGTTTAGGTATTAAAGTCTGTTGCTACTCAGTTGCCACAAATATCTAACATACATAAGACTGTTGGATAGGATATGTTTAAAACATGTTGCTGTTAAGTAATTAATATTAAGTGATCCTCTTACATGCACTTATGTTTTCCTTATTTGTCCCAACAGGACCCCAGATTCAACTTAGCCAATGATCAAACATCAAAGATCAGGACGGTTCTGAGTGTTCCTATCAGCAACCATAGGGGAGAGGTATGTGTGCCGTTGCAAATACCTTTAACTAATGTAAATGTCCTGTGGATTTTTCAGTGGCATATTGTTCATTGTCATAACAGAATTTTAAATATAGATTGGATGTAAATaaaacgttttctttttttgaacagGTTTTAGGTGTCCTGCTAATGATCAACAAAAGAAATAGTTGCGATGGATCACGTTCTGTTTTCACAAACGTTGATGAAAAGGTGAGGGATTGGACTTTAGTATGgagatttttttctattataaaCATTATTTATAATGTCAGATTTGCCTTGTCTTAATGCTTACCACCCATAAATACgcgtttgattttgttttaaggTGTTGTCAAATCACATGGATGTGTTGGGGACTGTCCTGGATAATGTCCAGCTGTATGAAGGTGCGAGACAAGAGGCTAAACGCAGTAAGGTAAAGCcagagaacagtttaaaatcgTTTTATGCCTTGTAACATGTATATCTAAGTAATATCTTcatgcatatgtgtgtatgtgtggtccAGGCTTTGATAGAGATGGCACAAGTACTATCAAAGGAGCACCATTCCCTTGAAGTTATGCTGAGTAAGATGGCTGCCACCATCATGCCCTTTACACACGCTCAATACTGCACCATCTTTATCCCCAGTGAGCAAACTTCAGACACTGAAGAAAAGGTACATTATCTTGACATCCTGCTCAATTTCCTTGTTTTCCATTACTTTGTCTGTTTAGAATATAGTACAATATTTTTAGCCATAcacaatgttttcattttttttgttttgttttgttttgtttttcatttttgtcttttgattACAGACTTTATTCTCAAGAGTTATACATTTGGAATGTGAGGAGCTCGGATCAACCTGCCAGATCTACAGAAGGTATTGTCTGGAGACTTTGCAAGTCCTTGAGTGTGATttacttttaaaacaaatatgggatatttggggggttttgtaATTTGAAAGTATAATTTTTCAGGGAGCATGACCTCAGGAATATAGATCCGTCATGTGCCTTTCGAACCCTGACTTCTATGGAAACACTTAATATGTCGAAGAGTTCTGATGAACTGAAAAGGAGTCTCATCTGCTGCCCAGTTAGAAATGagagatctgaaaatgttaTCGGTAAGTTCTTTTCTTGAATGGCAGTAAACATTGTAAACAGGATAGaatttgaaaataaatcttTCACACCTCTGTTACCAGACAAGCACAAATGAAGCACAGCATACAAAGCTCTCttattaaaatagaaaataaaatagtatcaaa
Coding sequences within:
- the pde5aa gene encoding cGMP-specific 3',5'-cyclic phosphodiesterase — translated: MPCLHSEALESMEPGSVSPGASPDAGAESMRRGIVSDSPMVQGTGWFFSPLWSPRSRLHSRKFGDGTTSYQEDAWLDDHSDFTRAYFLRRTSAVSCPQTEMSPLLSRFQRRSSDHSEALMKAPYRRNSSPLRSSDLNVLTLTDRRLASNLSVPEWMDHFGPDVKESHSPCCLCLPRCSRFQFSPCQPRAPVCPCSSSLPHPPQFFPPTSCGHGDGCPWMMGLLGEGLSCMGSLAELCQGTVIHVGELLGAEGGSLSLVRKHCGGRSSLEDVIALTSLGHLNEGNPYSQAHLELVKGIMGCVMATASPINLRDASEDPRFNLANDQTSKIRTVLSVPISNHRGEVLGVLLMINKRNSCDGSRSVFTNVDEKVLSNHMDVLGTVLDNVQLYEGARQEAKRSKALIEMAQVLSKEHHSLEVMLSKMAATIMPFTHAQYCTIFIPSEQTSDTEEKTLFSRVIHLECEELGSTCQIYRREHDLRNIDPSCAFRTLTSMETLNMSKSSDELKRSLICCPVRNERSENVIAVCQLMNKQSRASDEMEVFNRYDERLLEDLAVYCGLALQYAQAVQITEERRASIEVTQEVLAYHITAAEQEIQALQEATIPSAELLNILDFHFSGFGVPEDATTQSTIRMFLDLNLVQDFNIDYKSLCQWVLTVKRGYRNNVPYHNWHHAVSTAQSMFAMLMATDQLQTIFSRLEILALMIATLNHDVDHRGVNNSFIERTHQPLAQLYGHSSLENHHYNLCVFILNNTGSQILSGLSAEEHKALLHLIKRAILATDLTVYMERRKEFFSLANKSGVSWKSEKQRDLLRSMLMTASDLSAITKPWPEQKRIASLVAMEFFAQGDKEREEFKIKPIDIMNRENSTRLPYMQVEYIDEVCYPLYKTVSRLFDSCSPLLNGCKKNRENWLQLADEQEKENNENFTA